A region of the Thioploca ingrica genome:
GTGAAACGCGACGATTTACTGTGACCGAATAGGAATCGTGATCGTAGGGTATGTTTTCTCGTTCCCACACCAGCGTTCCCTCGTTCCAGCGTGGGAACGAGAAATGATTATAATCAGCAAATAACATTACATGTATGACACTACCAAGTTTTTCTCATCAACTAATCCCCCCGATCTCCTTTTGAGTTAGGCGGGGGAGAAATCGGCTTAACTTAATGCTATTGACTTGCTTTCGTGGAAATGACAAAAACTGTCTTAACTTAACGGCATTCTGGCGTGGGAATAACCAGTCGAATGTTATTATTGCAACGAATTATTTTAAATATTATTCTTCGTCGAATTTACGTTATCTTAATCAGGTTACACACGGCTACTCTACCTTTTTTTGGCATCGTTTGGTGTATAACGTGAGTTAATCATTTATAGAACAGAGGATACCGCATCATGTTCGATAATATTCGAGAAGATTGGCAAACTTATCAACGCGATATTAAGCGACAAGGGTTTTGGGTTATGTTGGTATACCGCTTTGGTCAGTGGCGTTATACGATTAAAACCAGGTGGATTCGTCTCCCCTTTTCTTTTTTATATAAGGGGTTATTTCTATTTATTCAAATCATTACCGGGGTTGAATTACCTTGTGAAACTAAAATCGGTCGACGTTTTACCATTGAACATTTTGGGGATATTATTGTGAGTGGTGATGCGGTATTTGGTGATGATGTCATTATTCGCAACGGCGTAACGGTAGGATTGAGACACACTGATATTCGTGGTTCTCCAACTATTGGCAATCGAGTAGATATTGGTACCGGTGCTAAAATATTGGGACCCATTCGGGTTGGGGATGATGTCGCCATCGGTGCTAATGCGGTGGTAATCCATGATGTTCCCTCGAACTCGATTGCGGTGGGTGTGCCGGCGAGAATTTTACCGAGAAGCTAGCCGGTTGGGAAATCAATTGAAGAATATTAATAGATTAGTTGGGTTTCGCTGCGCTCTACCCAACCTACGTTACACGGCCGTCAAGGATAAATCAATTGAGGTGTGGATTTTTTAGTATCTCACACCTCAATAAAAAAGTACTTTATTGACGTATTTGTTGAGATTCGTACATTTGACGTGCTCGATTCTCATCAGCAGAAATTTTAATTTCTACCCGCCGATTTTTGGCTTTATTTTCCTTGGTATCGTTAGGCGCTACCGGTTTGGTTTCACCATAACCTACTGAACTAAGACTGGCAATGTCTAAACGTTTACTACGGAGATAACTTTCAATCGCTGCGGCGCGGCGCTCAGATAGTTTTTGATTGTATTCGTCAGTACCGTCACTATCCGTGTGACCTTCAATCACCACCACATTTTCGGGATAACTCGTAAAAACTTCGGCTAACTGGTCCAGTTTGATTTGTTCAGTCGGTTTAACGTCAGCTTTGTCAAAATCAAATAAGACTTCCATGTTAGCGTCGATTTTTTTACTGGTTTGATCGTAACTGACATCTTTTATGCCTGGCACTTCTTTTAATTCTTGTGCTTGGTGATCCATACGGCTACCAATATAAGCACCTAATGCACCACCAACCACCGTTCCAATAATGGCACCTTCTTTTTCTTTGCCAGGTTTATCTCCTATAGCCGCACCTAACCCACCACCCAGTACCGCACCTAAAGCACCTCCTTTAACGGTATTACTAGTGCCGCAACTACTTAAAAAAGTGGTAGTAATCATGCTTACTATGAGTAAAAAAGATACTTTTGCGTTCATTATAAATATTTGCTCCTAAAAATAAATTAAACCCGAGGTCAGTTACTTTTTTTTAACCATTTTATAACGTATCGTTCCAACCAATTTTAACTCAACAGTTTATCACTATATTTAGCGTGTTAAAATAGGTCAATAAAAATCACCACACCGCTTGAAAAAATTTTAGCAGGAGTCAATATTGATTTTTTAAATTATTTAATTTGTAGATCAATGGGTTGATTATTGACAACTAACAGCATTTGCTTCGTATTCGGTGATAACCGATAGCCAAAATAAACTTGTACTATAGCAGATAAGTCAAGTTGACCTGTATATAACTTAAGCGACTGAATTGGTTTCAAAGTAACATTCTGCTGAAATGGTAATAAATGAGTAACTTCGTTATCCCAAGGTTGAGGTTTACCTTCTGCTGTTAACATATAAAGTTTAGCGTCCCCAACCTCAGGTAATTTCACCCGCACATAAACGACAATATCCGCTTTCTCACCCACATGCTTGGGGTCAACCGCAATAATACCCTCTGCTGCTAAAGTATCCGCTCGATTCACCGCTACTCTATTTTCAAAAGCGCCGGTTCCAATCGCAACGCCACCGTTAAAAGTGGTGCTAGTTTCGACAAATTGGTTATTGATATCAAGTGCTTGTGCTGAACCGAGTAAAGGCAATTGAGTTGCAGCTTGTGGATCCGGCGTTCTGCCTAGCCACAACACTGCATATCGCTGATAAATACCAACCCCCATGGCTTGCCAAGGCATTATCCATTGATATTGATTCAGTATGACCGCATTATAGGCGCTATTCTGTTGCCATTGTTGCAATGCAGTTATCGCAAAAATTTTGTAGCCGTTGACAGCGGCAATCTCATGACCTGGAGTGGTATAAGCCGTATTCAGTCGCTGAGGCGCTTGCCACATACAGTTCCAAGTACTTGGATCGTTATCATTATACCGACAGTCACTCCAACTCGGTGTTAAGTAACCGATATTTTCTGCTAAATCCCTCGCATGGCGGTTAGCAACGCGGGTAAGTGAAGGCGAAAGGGAAAGGGGATATAGGCCATTTTGTAACCGATACTGATTTACCATTTCATACAACCGAAGTTCCTCCCGTTCTAATCCATCTCCAGGACAATCTTTTGCTGTCAAAATACCTTGTTGGCTACAGGTTTCATTATCAGCTAAAGCATAGTTAGTTAACGCAGCGGCTAGAACAAGAGAAATGGTTAATACTATCTTCATCAAATAATCCTCAAAAAAATAAAAAATAAATCCTAACGAGAAGGGTTAGTTATAATGATTCTTTCATCCCAATGCAACTAAAACATCATCTTAATTTAAAAGTACCAGGATAGCCACCGGGGAAAGCATGAGAATTGCTGCAAGCAGAAAAAGAAAATTGACTCTGTTTCAGGTAAATATTATAATGCCCGCTTAATTAATTAGGCCAGATAGCTCAGGTGGTAGAGCAGTGGACTGAAAATCCTCGTGTCGGTGGTTCAACTCCACCTCTGGCCAAATCGATATTTGATTGTCACTAATTTAGCTGCCTCAGATAGCAATAACTATTAGTTTGTTAGTAGAAATCGCTAGTTTTCAAAATTGCCAACCATAACCCAAAAAAACACTTATAATTTTTTCCTCCTCAAGTAAAGGGCTAGCAGAAATCTCTTCGCCCAAGTGTTCATACTCAAGCATAGCAAATAAAGTAGCACGTTTGGTAAGCAAATCGGCTGTACAGTGGCATAGTAATTTAGGCTTGATTTGCCAATATAAATAGGACGATTAGCTCTGGCTTCGTTTGGTTTTATACCATAATAGTAATTGACTAAATCTGCACTTTGCCATTTTATCCCCAATGAGGGGGTTAACGTACTCATCCAATTCGCTAAGATATAAGTGTTACCCAGGGAAATGCTAATTTCCTCTCCATTACTTTTATCCAGTAAATCAGTAGCGACTGCTAAGTTAAATTCCATCATACCTTGTCTCAATTGGGTATTAATTCCACCATCTAAAGACAGATTACGTTTTTCCATTCCTTGAAAATAATGGTTATCTTTCGGATCAAAATGGCTTAAACAGGGTGTAATAACCCAATCAAAATGACCACTGTTTCCTTCAACTGCTCGATACCCCATTTTTAATCCGTCGCTCGATAAAAAAACAATTTTGCCTCATAACCAGATGAGGTAATGGGAAAATTTTATAACCCATTTCCTTGTATGGTTGAGTATAAAGAAGGGTACCTAAACCTAAAATACCATGCCAACCATCACTTTCTTGGTAAGGTGATGCAGCCAACAATAATGGACTGAATTCCAATATAGCCATGCCTAAGAAAAATGAAAAATTTTTCATGGCTTTCTCCATACATGATAACGACAGCTATTTTTTTGAAAGAAGAGAAAATAACCTATTTTATTAATACGGTTAGCCGGTAAATTTCCTAATCTTAGATTAGCTTAAATTACAATTTACGGAAACTATTATAGAAAACAACTTATTTATAATATAATAAGTCAGGATCAATCTTTATTTTAACATAATATAGAACTGATATCAGAAACCATGAATAATAAGCAATCCTCCCTCTTGTTGGTAATATCATTATTAATAGTGGCTTGTGCTGTTGTTGACCAAGGTGTTTCTCCATCACTTCCAATTTCAAGCGATTCTCAAGTGAATACCCTTTCTCAGTGTCCAACCACCACCACCTTTAAGCTAGATGGCAAATCGCTTACCGTAACGGTTCCTAATCCTTTTCATGGCTTTCCCAATCCTGGCTTGAGAATTCAGAATGAAAAACTTATTATTGAATTGAATACTTCAGAAGCCGGGTTTTTCGAGTTAACTGACCTTAATATAAAAGATCTAAAACCGGGTATATTGAACGGTGATAATTTTAGGTTGTCACTTTCCTATTCACCATATAGTGATAATATTTGTAAAAACACTTCTTATCAACCGGACTCAAAATTACTGGTTGAAGAATACTCTTCTTTCTCTCAGACCTTAAAGGGATGTTTTTGGGGTAAGCTCGATTGTAGTGGTAAGTTGATTGAAATCAGTGCACCTTTTTCAGGTAAATTGTTATAATAGTCAGTTAGATAAAAAATCTTAACACTAAGTGATTTTAACCATTAAGACGCTTTGACTTACTATTTAATCTCAACTTAGAGAAATCGTTTACGTTTGAAAAATACTTTTTAGAACTTTGTAAAAAAACTAAACACAACTCATAAGTACTATAGCCCATTTTTATTCTTATCAGCTTTAGTTACTCAATCTATTTCTTAATTTATTCCGATTTCATGGCTTGATTTTTCAGTTCAGTAGCTAGCGATTCACCTAAATACCGATCAATCATATTGTGCATGAGATAAATAAAAGGTGTTAATAGCACTGCTATTACCATTTTATAAATATATTTTACTAAAAAAATACTGATAATGAGCGTGATATCCCATCGAGTATCCGGATTGAGACGAAAGGAAACAAACAACACGATAAAGCTATCGAAAATTTGGGAAATAAAAGTAGAACCCGTTGCTCTTAACCATAAATATTTTTCTCCAGTTGCTTTTTTAATGACAAAAAATAACCAAATATCGATTAATTGCCCCACGAGAAAAGCGATTAAAGAACCAATAGTAATCCATAATCCTTGACCTAAAACGGCATTAAAAGCGGTATCCATATTGATAACCGTGCCATCCCTGAGTTCGCGAACCACCCAAAATTCGGGGGGAGCTAAGTTAATCGTAGCAAAAATACTCAATGATACATAACCAATTAACACAACGGTTATATATGACAGCAGTTTTACTCCTCTGCGGCCAAAATATTCATTAATGGTATCTGTCATTATAAATACAAGTGGCCAAACAATAGCACCCGCACTCATGGTAATCGGAAATTCCTGATCAAATAATTTTATTTTTGGTAATTTTATTCCGAAAGTATCTTCTATAGAAAAAATTTTTATGCCGATAAATTCAGCTAGCAGCGCATTGGCTACAAAGAAACTGGCTAAAGCAACAAATAGCAAATTTCTTTTATCATCCAGGATTGAGTTTGATTCTGCTATTTTTTGACTATCCATGGTATTACAAATCAGTTTGGAACTGGATAACTTCGATTACGCACTAGACCGTGTTTCTTCCGTTCCCCCCTGTTGACAACGGAGGGCATACCAGCCATGCGTAACATGAGTGGATCAATTAAAAATTGATTGCTAATCACTAGCATTAACCATTTATCTGGCATTAACCATCTATATTAATAATATTTTTTTGAATTTGCCCAATAATTCTTATTTTGTGCCCAACCAAGCTCATTGATATCAAAGAAACTATCATCAACCAGACTATAAACGCAAAAATGCTAACATGTTGTCATTATAGCAGTCTAAAATTGATGCTATCAACTTAAAACTAAAAACAATTTTTTTTAACCAGCTTATTCTTATTAAACAGATAGCTATAAAAAGAATTCTTTTTAGATCAGTGATAATTTATTCTTGAATAGTGCTGATATCATCATAAACCAAAGACTAACCCAATCGCATTTTAAAGTTTTAATGATTCAAAATCAAACTATTAAAAAAAGTTGTTAACTCGGTCTATTCGGACGACAACTATCATAAATAAACTTAAACAGTGTAAAATAAATATACTTTGGCATTTTTAACGGAGAAATAATTAAGCTTTGGATATTCTACATATTGTTGTTCTTGCTGTCATACAAGGACTCACTGAGTTTTTACCTATTTCAAGTTCTGCACATTTGATCCTTATTCCTCGGTTATTGGGTTGGGAAGATCAGGGAATAGCATTTGATGTTTCATTACATATTGGTTCCCTTATCGCCGTATTAATTTATTTTAAGCCACAATTAAGTTATCTTTTGAGTAATTGGCTTAGTTCATTTAAAGATAAGAAAATTAATTCAGAAAGTCGTTTAGTTTGGGGTATTGGTATCGCCACTATTCCAGTCAGTTTAGTTGGGTTAGCTATAACTAACACGGGTGTAGATGTTTTATTAAGATCACCGCTGATTATTGCCAGTACCACCATTATCTTTGGTTTATTACTGGGTTTAGCTGAATGGATTGGTACGCGCGAACGAAATGAATACAGCTTAACTTGGCAACAGATTATTTTAATTGGATTAGTGCAGGCATTAGCTTTGATTCCAGGTACTTCACGTTCTGGTGTTACTATGACAGCGGCTCTACTACTCGGTTTAACCCGTAAAGCCGCGGCGCGATTTTCTTTTTTACTGTCAATTCCTGCTATTATTTTAGCTGGTGCTGATGAAACCCTATCATTAGTAATGCAAGCAAACCACTCAGTTGCTTGGTCAGATTTATTGCTTGGCGCAACTGTTTCGGCATTCAGTGCTTACTGGTGTATTCGCCTCTTTATTAACCTACTTGACCGTATTGGGATGTTCCCTTTTGTGTTTTATCGACTCGGATTGGGGATTGCTTTATTTATTTTGGTGGTTTAATGGCAAATTTATCACCCCCTTTACGCTTAATAAAATTATGGCTCAGCTTAGGTTGGCTTTGGATTATCATGGTGATTATACTTTCACTTATCCCATCGCCACACCCGGAGAAATCGGTATTTCTATTGTTTTTTTACCTACCTTATGGAGATAAACTAGCACTATATGGAGATAAACTAGCACACTTCATAGCCTATTTTGTGCTAATGGGTTGGTTCAGCCAAATTTATCACACCGATTACCACCGCCGACTTTATATGATTAGTTTTTTATTATTAGGTATTTTATTGGAAATTTTACAAGGGTTAGGTGGAATTCGTTCTGCTGATTGGCAAGATGTTGTCGCCAATTTTATAGGTATTTTTCTGGCCTGGCAACTCGCTAAAACTAAGTTGGCTTATGTTTTGTTTTATCTAGAAGCAAAATATCTTTGAGCCGTTCAGGAATGATATCAACTTAAAGAAATATTTCCAGCCACTCCTGTTAAAAAGTGTTTGATATCTAAATGAATTGGGAATAATGAATTTATGCTGATCAAATTAATTCATGGCACTGTTTACGATCCCATCTATTGTAAAAATGGTGTCATTGAAGATATCTTTATCCAAGATGAACGGATTGTTGCCCAACCCGACGCCAATACTAAGATAGATAAAGTTTATGATTTAACCGGGAAAGTCGTGATGGCTGGAGCGATAGATTTACATAGCCATATTAGTGGTGGACAAATTAATGTCGCACGGCTGATGTTTCCAGAAGGTTATGTTATTGACACCGATCCCAATCCACCGACTTTAAAAAGAAACGGGAATCTTTTTTTGCCCCGAGATATTGGTTACTTGTATGCTAAAATGGGTTATACCGCTGCGATTGAACCAGCCATTTTGCCTATACAGGCTCGACAAGCTCATTTAGAAATGCAAGATATTCCTATTATTGATAAAGGGGGATATGTTGTCCTGGGTAATGATGATTTTTTGCTACGATTACTAGCAAAAGGTGCTCCGCAACCCACTATCAATGACTATGTGGGGTGGATGTTACAAGCAACCCAGTGTATGGGTATCAAGGTCGTTAATCCTGGTGGAATTAATGCCTTTAAATTTAACCAACGTCAATTGGATTTAGATGAACCGCATAAATACTATGGTGTCACCCCTCGCCAAATTTTACATACTTTGGCGCTAGCAGTACATCAATTGGGCATTCCTCATCCACTCCATGTTCATGGTTGCAATTTTGGTGTTCCTGGGAATGTCAAAACGACCTTGGATACCATTAATGGAATAGAAGGACTACCGATTCATTTAACTCATATCCAATTTCACAGTTATGGTACTGAGGGAAAACGTCGATTTTCTTCCGGTGCCGCTCGCTTAGCAGAAGCGATTAATCGACATATCAATATCACGGTTGATATTGGACAAATTATGTTTGGGCAAACGGTGATTATCTCTTCGGAAGCGAGTCTTAATCCGGAGAGCTACTATCATCATCCTGAACCCAGTAAATGGATTGGAATGGATATTGAGTGTGAAGGGGGATGTACTGCAGTTCCCTTCCAATACCGAGATAAAAATTTTGTCAATGCGTTACAATGGACTATTGGTTTGGAACTGTTTTTATTAATTAATGATCCATGGCGCGTCTTTTTAACCACTGATCATCCGAATGGTGCCGATTTTACCAGTTATCCACATTTGATTCGCTTGTTGATGGATAGAAGTTTTCGCAATGACATGTTAGCTAACCTTCACCCGGAGGTAGCCACCACGAGTATTTTAAGGAGTATTCATCGAGAATATTCTCTGTATGATATTGCTGTGTTAACTCGTGCTGGGGTTGCGCGTATTTTGGGACTACACGACCGAGGACACTTAGGCAAAGGTGCCATAGCGGATATTACCGTTTACACTCATCAAGATAATAAAGAAAACATGTTTGCTGTACCCGACTACGTGTTTAAAAACGGTGAACTCGTCGTTAGAGAAGGTAAAATCGTTAAAACCATAGCCGGAGGTACCCATGTGGTACGACCCCATTTTTATACCGGGATTGAATCCAGCTTACAAGACTACTTTACTCGGTTTCATACCACTTCATTACAAAATTTTCAGATAACCGACGATGAAATAATCAGAGCCGAACAGGGAAAGTTGTTAATGCACCCCTGTAAGAAAACGATCTAACTAAACGATTGGTCACTCTCATCTATTAGCTATTCCTCTACTGGAGATAAACCCCAGATGAATAACCAGCCTTGTTATAATACCTTAGAAGCCATAAAAATCTTCTTAACCGAACCAGCGGCTGGTGCATCTACTTACTTAATGACAACGCTAGGTAAAGCTTTGCTTGAATCAGTCATTGATGCGACGCCCGTGGTAATCGTTCTACTTGATGATGCCGGTCAAGTGATTTTAGGTAACCAAAAATATCAAAGACTGACGACTGAGTTTGAATGTCATGAACCAGCTACCCTATTTTTAGCGGTTATTAAAGAAAATTGGGGAGAACAGTGGCTGCATTTGCGCCAACAGCAGGGCTATTTTAGCGATCAAGAAATCCGTATCGATCCGGGTGGTTATCATTACCCACGCTGGTTTATTTGTTCGGGAACTTGGTTTCGAGAAACGGATACGATGGATAAACCTTATTATTTATTACTGGTTGCTAATGATGTCACTTTACTCAAACGTCAGCAGGAAGAAATCCGTCTCAATGCGTTACGTGCTTTGTTAGCTGAAGAAGAACTCACGGAAGGTCTACGTGAAACTCTGGCTGGTGCTATTCACCAATTAGAAGCACCGATGAATCTCATGGGAGCCGCACTGAATCGACTCCAGCGGCGCGCAGAAATGAGTGGTACTGAAGATTCCTTATGTTTGGTCTTACAAGAAACTCTAGCAAACAGTCATGAAGCGCTTAACCATTTACGTCAAGGCATGTCTTTTCCAGAGAGTCAAAAAGAAATGGCAACGCCAGTAAATTTAAATGAACTCATTCATGAAGTACTGACTATTTTTACCTACCG
Encoded here:
- a CDS encoding secreted protein → MNNKQSSLLLVISLLIVACAVVDQGVSPSLPISSDSQVNTLSQCPTTTTFKLDGKSLTVTVPNPFHGFPNPGLRIQNEKLIIELNTSEAGFFELTDLNIKDLKPGILNGDNFRLSLSYSPYSDNICKNTSYQPDSKLLVEEYSSFSQTLKGCFWGKLDCSGKLIEISAPFSGKLL
- a CDS encoding histidine kinase, with translation MNNQPCYNTLEAIKIFLTEPAAGASTYLMTTLGKALLESVIDATPVVIVLLDDAGQVILGNQKYQRLTTEFECHEPATLFLAVIKENWGEQWLHLRQQQGYFSDQEIRIDPGGYHYPRWFICSGTWFRETDTMDKPYYLLLVANDVTLLKRQQEEIRLNALRALLAEEELTEGLRETLAGAIHQLEAPMNLMGAALNRLQRRAEMSGTEDSLCLVLQETLANSHEALNHLRQGMSFPESQKEMATPVNLNELIHEVLTIFTYRFLAEGIVIDWRPALVLPSLLGHAKRLRNMFKQLIDNAIAAMKNNRQQRELHILTRSDAEIITVTLEDTGSGIAEELRLKVFEPFFTTKQAEKRTGMGLTTVQEVVNLHAGTIYIDPDYTSGSRFILHFPLAHYRDN
- a CDS encoding outer membrane protein V; the protein is MGYRAVEGNSGHFDWVITPCLSHFDPKDNHYFQGMEKRNLSLDGGINTQLRQGMMEFNLAVATDLLDKSNGEEISISLGNTYILANWMSTLTPSLGIKWQSADLVNYYYGIKPNEARANRPIYIGKSSLNYYATVQPICLPNVLLYLLCLSMNTWAKRFLLALYLRRKKL
- a CDS encoding formylmethanofuran dehydrogenase subunit A → MLIKLIHGTVYDPIYCKNGVIEDIFIQDERIVAQPDANTKIDKVYDLTGKVVMAGAIDLHSHISGGQINVARLMFPEGYVIDTDPNPPTLKRNGNLFLPRDIGYLYAKMGYTAAIEPAILPIQARQAHLEMQDIPIIDKGGYVVLGNDDFLLRLLAKGAPQPTINDYVGWMLQATQCMGIKVVNPGGINAFKFNQRQLDLDEPHKYYGVTPRQILHTLALAVHQLGIPHPLHVHGCNFGVPGNVKTTLDTINGIEGLPIHLTHIQFHSYGTEGKRRFSSGAARLAEAINRHINITVDIGQIMFGQTVIISSEASLNPESYYHHPEPSKWIGMDIECEGGCTAVPFQYRDKNFVNALQWTIGLELFLLINDPWRVFLTTDHPNGADFTSYPHLIRLLMDRSFRNDMLANLHPEVATTSILRSIHREYSLYDIAVLTRAGVARILGLHDRGHLGKGAIADITVYTHQDNKENMFAVPDYVFKNGELVVREGKIVKTIAGGTHVVRPHFYTGIESSLQDYFTRFHTTSLQNFQITDDEIIRAEQGKLLMHPCKKTI
- a CDS encoding outer membrane protein/peptidoglycan-associated (lipo)protein, producing MNAKVSFLLIVSMITTTFLSSCGTSNTVKGGALGAVLGGGLGAAIGDKPGKEKEGAIIGTVVGGALGAYIGSRMDHQAQELKEVPGIKDVSYDQTSKKIDANMEVLFDFDKADVKPTEQIKLDQLAEVFTSYPENVVVIEGHTDSDGTDEYNQKLSERRAAAIESYLRSKRLDIASLSSVGYGETKPVAPNDTKENKAKNRRVEIKISADENRARQMYESQQIRQ
- a CDS encoding serine O-acetyltransferase, translated to MFDNIREDWQTYQRDIKRQGFWVMLVYRFGQWRYTIKTRWIRLPFSFLYKGLFLFIQIITGVELPCETKIGRRFTIEHFGDIIVSGDAVFGDDVIIRNGVTVGLRHTDIRGSPTIGNRVDIGTGAKILGPIRVGDDVAIGANAVVIHDVPSNSIAVGVPARILPRS
- a CDS encoding undecaprenyl-diphosphatase; translation: MDILHIVVLAVIQGLTEFLPISSSAHLILIPRLLGWEDQGIAFDVSLHIGSLIAVLIYFKPQLSYLLSNWLSSFKDKKINSESRLVWGIGIATIPVSLVGLAITNTGVDVLLRSPLIIASTTIIFGLLLGLAEWIGTRERNEYSLTWQQIILIGLVQALALIPGTSRSGVTMTAALLLGLTRKAAARFSFLLSIPAIILAGADETLSLVMQANHSVAWSDLLLGATVSAFSAYWCIRLFINLLDRIGMFPFVFYRLGLGIALFILVV
- a CDS encoding VanZ like protein gives rise to the protein MANLSPPLRLIKLWLSLGWLWIIMVIILSLIPSPHPEKSVFLLFFYLPYGDKLALYGDKLAHFIAYFVLMGWFSQIYHTDYHRRLYMISFLLLGILLEILQGLGGIRSADWQDVVANFIGIFLAWQLAKTKLAYVLFYLEAKYL